One Qiania dongpingensis genomic window carries:
- the prfB gene encoding peptide chain release factor 2 (programmed frameshift): MVELDQFKVDLAALAKPLVEVRDSLNLAGKSERIAELEKYLEEPDFWNDTARSTKIMQELKNLKDTVEEFHELEEKKEEIQILIDMGYEENDASVIPEIEESLTALRDKLEELRLSTLLSGEYDRDGAILTLHAGAGGTESCDWAGMLYRMYTRWAERKGFSIEVLDYLDGEEAGIKSVTVQINGLNAFGYLKSERGVHRLVRISPFNAAGKRQTSFVSCDVMPDIEEDIDIDINPDDLRVDTYRSSGAGGQHINKTSSAIRITHIPTGIVVQCQNERSQHMNKDKAMQMLKAKLLLLKQQENAEKISDIRGDVKEIGWGNQIRSYVMQPYTMVKDHRTNEESGNVASVLDGNLDNFISAYLKYIQLGKE, translated from the exons TTGGTAGAACTTGATCAGTTTAAAGTCGATCTCGCAGCTCTGGCAAAACCTTTAGTGGAAGTGAGGGATTCACTT AACCTGGCTGGGAAAAGTGAACGGATCGCGGAGCTGGAGAAGTATCTGGAGGAGCCGGATTTCTGGAATGATACGGCGCGCTCTACGAAGATCATGCAAGAGCTTAAAAATCTGAAGGATACCGTGGAAGAATTCCACGAGCTGGAAGAAAAGAAAGAAGAAATACAGATCCTCATCGATATGGGATACGAAGAAAATGACGCTTCCGTTATCCCGGAGATCGAGGAGAGTCTGACTGCGCTCAGGGATAAATTGGAGGAGCTCCGTCTGTCCACGCTTTTGTCCGGGGAATACGACCGCGACGGCGCCATCCTGACGCTCCACGCGGGAGCCGGCGGCACCGAATCCTGCGACTGGGCCGGCATGCTGTACCGGATGTATACCCGCTGGGCGGAACGGAAGGGATTTTCCATTGAAGTCCTTGACTATCTGGACGGTGAAGAAGCGGGCATTAAATCCGTTACTGTGCAGATAAACGGGCTGAACGCCTTTGGATATCTGAAATCGGAGCGGGGAGTCCACCGCCTGGTCCGCATCTCGCCCTTCAATGCGGCGGGAAAAAGGCAGACCTCCTTTGTGTCCTGCGACGTGATGCCGGATATAGAAGAGGATATCGATATCGATATCAATCCCGACGATCTGCGAGTGGATACGTACCGTTCCAGCGGGGCCGGCGGGCAGCATATCAATAAGACATCCTCGGCCATCCGGATTACCCATATACCCACTGGGATTGTCGTACAGTGCCAGAATGAGCGTTCTCAGCATATGAATAAGGACAAAGCCATGCAGATGCTGAAAGCGAAGCTGCTGCTTTTGAAGCAGCAGGAAAATGCGGAAAAGATTTCTGATATCCGCGGGGATGTGAAGGAGATCGGCTGGGGGAACCAGATCCGCTCTTATGTCATGCAGCCCTACACCATGGTGAAGGACCACAGGACCAATGAGGAGAGCGGAAATGTGGCCAGCGTCCTGGACGGGAACCTGGACAACTTCATCAGCGCGTATTTGAAGTATATTCAGCTGGGCAAGGAATAA
- the secA gene encoding preprotein translocase subunit SecA: MGLVQKLFGTHSEREIKLIKPTADKVVALRPEMMKLSDEELRGKTKEFKGRLEKGETLDDIMPEAYAVVREAARRVLNMEHYPVQILGGIILHQGRIAEMKTGEGKTLVATLPAYLNALEGKGVHIVTVNDYLAHRDAEWMGQVHEFLGLTVGVVLNSMNSDERRAAYNCDITYVTNNELGFDYLRDNMVIYKEQLVLRELHYAIVDEVDSVLIDEARTPLIISGQSGKSTKLYEICDSLAKRLQRGEESGEMTKMAAIMKEEITETGDFIVNEKEKVVNLTAQGVEKVEQFFHIENLADPENLEIQHNIILALRANYLMFRDQDYVVKDDQVLIVDEFTGRIMPGRRYSDGLHQAIEAKEHVKVKRESKTLATITFQNFFNKFDKKAGMTGTALTEEKEFRDIYGMDVIEIPTNKPVIRDDRQDGVYKTKREKLAAVVEAVMEAHRKGQPVLVGTINIDSSEEISNLLRKKGIPHKVLNAKFHEMEAEIVAEAGVHGAVTIATNMAGRGTDIKLDDEARAAGGLKIIGTERHESRRIDNQLRGRSGRQGDPGESRFYISLEDDLMRLFGSERLMSVFNTLGVEDGEEIEHKMLSSAIEKAQKKIEGNNFGIRKRLLDYDEVMNEQREVIYKERRRVLDGESMRDVIYKMITDTVENAVDGTISDDQAPEDWDIVGLNDLISPIIPIKPIVIPEEEYKNYNKSQLKHMLKEEAVKLYEEKEAQFPEAEQVRELERVILLKVIDRKWMDHIDDMDQLRQGIGLQAYGQRDPLVEYKMAGYEMFDAMTANIQEDTVKLLFHVRVEQKVEREQVAKVTGTNKDDSAVNTPKKRENKKIYPNDPCPCGSGKKYKQCCGRLEK; this comes from the coding sequence ATGGGTTTAGTACAAAAATTATTTGGAACACACAGTGAGCGCGAGATAAAGCTCATTAAGCCGACCGCGGACAAGGTGGTGGCCCTCCGCCCGGAGATGATGAAGCTTTCCGACGAGGAGCTCCGCGGAAAGACCAAGGAATTCAAAGGAAGGCTGGAAAAGGGGGAGACCCTGGACGATATCATGCCGGAGGCTTACGCAGTGGTCCGTGAGGCGGCCAGGAGAGTCCTTAACATGGAGCACTATCCGGTGCAGATCCTGGGCGGCATTATCCTACATCAGGGACGTATCGCTGAGATGAAGACCGGTGAAGGAAAGACCCTGGTGGCTACTCTTCCGGCTTATTTGAATGCTCTGGAGGGAAAGGGCGTCCATATCGTGACGGTCAATGATTATCTGGCCCACCGTGATGCGGAATGGATGGGGCAGGTCCATGAGTTTCTCGGGCTGACCGTCGGAGTCGTGTTAAACAGCATGAACAGTGATGAGCGGCGCGCCGCTTATAATTGTGATATCACTTACGTGACCAACAACGAACTGGGATTTGACTACCTCAGGGACAATATGGTCATTTATAAGGAACAGCTGGTGCTCCGGGAGCTCCATTACGCCATTGTCGACGAGGTGGACTCGGTGCTCATCGACGAGGCCAGGACCCCTCTTATCATTTCCGGGCAGAGCGGGAAGTCCACGAAGCTTTATGAAATCTGTGACAGCCTTGCGAAGAGGCTTCAGCGGGGAGAAGAAAGCGGAGAGATGACCAAGATGGCGGCCATCATGAAGGAGGAGATCACTGAGACCGGAGATTTCATTGTCAATGAAAAGGAAAAGGTCGTGAACCTGACGGCTCAGGGCGTGGAGAAGGTGGAGCAGTTCTTTCATATTGAAAACCTGGCCGATCCGGAGAATCTCGAGATCCAGCATAATATTATCCTGGCTCTCCGCGCTAACTATCTGATGTTTCGGGACCAGGACTATGTGGTCAAGGACGACCAGGTGCTCATTGTAGATGAGTTCACAGGGCGTATCATGCCGGGCCGGCGCTATTCCGACGGCCTGCATCAGGCGATCGAGGCAAAAGAGCATGTGAAGGTAAAACGGGAGAGCAAGACCCTCGCCACGATCACATTCCAGAACTTTTTCAATAAATTTGACAAGAAAGCCGGCATGACCGGAACGGCTCTTACGGAGGAAAAGGAATTCCGTGATATCTATGGGATGGATGTCATCGAGATCCCGACCAATAAGCCGGTCATCCGTGACGACAGGCAGGACGGCGTATATAAGACGAAGAGAGAAAAGCTGGCCGCCGTTGTGGAAGCGGTCATGGAAGCGCACCGGAAGGGACAGCCTGTGCTGGTCGGCACCATTAATATCGATTCCTCGGAGGAAATCAGCAACCTGCTTCGGAAAAAGGGGATTCCCCATAAGGTGCTGAACGCCAAGTTCCATGAGATGGAAGCGGAGATTGTCGCGGAAGCCGGTGTGCACGGAGCGGTGACCATCGCTACCAACATGGCCGGCAGAGGTACCGACATCAAGCTGGATGATGAAGCGCGCGCCGCAGGCGGGCTGAAGATCATCGGTACGGAGCGGCATGAGTCCAGGCGTATTGACAATCAGCTGCGCGGGCGTTCCGGCCGTCAGGGGGACCCCGGCGAGTCCAGGTTCTATATCAGCCTGGAGGACGATTTGATGCGTCTCTTCGGCTCAGAGCGCCTGATGTCCGTGTTCAATACACTGGGAGTGGAGGACGGAGAGGAGATTGAGCATAAGATGCTCTCCAGCGCCATTGAAAAAGCCCAGAAAAAGATAGAGGGAAATAACTTTGGCATCCGTAAGAGGCTGCTGGATTACGACGAGGTCATGAACGAACAGCGCGAGGTGATCTATAAGGAGCGCCGGCGTGTGCTGGACGGGGAAAGCATGCGGGATGTCATTTACAAGATGATCACCGATACGGTGGAGAACGCGGTGGACGGCACCATCTCCGACGATCAGGCGCCGGAGGACTGGGATATCGTAGGGCTTAATGACCTGATCTCCCCCATTATCCCGATCAAGCCCATCGTGATACCGGAAGAGGAATACAAGAATTATAATAAGAGCCAGCTGAAGCACATGCTGAAGGAAGAGGCCGTGAAGCTTTATGAGGAGAAGGAAGCCCAGTTCCCTGAAGCGGAGCAGGTCCGTGAGCTGGAGCGGGTGATACTCTTGAAAGTGATCGACCGGAAGTGGATGGACCACATCGACGATATGGACCAGCTTCGCCAGGGTATCGGTTTGCAGGCCTACGGCCAGAGAGATCCTCTGGTGGAATACAAAATGGCCGGTTACGAGATGTTTGACGCCATGACGGCCAATATCCAGGAGGATACGGTCAAGCTCCTGTTCCATGTACGTGTGGAGCAGAAGGTAGAGCGTGAACAGGTCGCCAAGGTGACCGGGACCAACAAGGATGATTCGGCTGTCAATACACCCAAGAAGAGAGAAAATAAGAAAATCTATCCCAACGATCCATGCCCCTGCGGTTCTGGAAAGAAATATAAGCAGTGCTGCGGAAGGCTGGAGAAATAA
- a CDS encoding ACT domain-containing protein: protein MAEDNQYYVVRNKAVPEVLLKVVEAKRLLDSEKVITVQEATERVGISRSSFYKYKDDIFPFHDNSRGKTITFVLQMDDVPGLLSTVLKTIADYNGNILTIHQTIPINSVASLTLSVDVLPTTGDTSAMLAEIEKLDGIHYLKILGRE, encoded by the coding sequence ATGGCAGAAGATAATCAATATTATGTGGTGAGGAACAAAGCGGTACCGGAGGTGCTTCTTAAAGTGGTGGAAGCAAAACGGCTTTTAGACTCGGAAAAAGTGATCACGGTGCAGGAAGCCACCGAGCGGGTCGGCATCAGCAGAAGCTCCTTTTATAAATATAAAGATGATATCTTTCCGTTCCATGATAATTCCAGGGGAAAGACCATTACCTTCGTGCTCCAGATGGATGATGTGCCAGGGCTTCTGTCTACGGTATTAAAGACCATAGCGGACTACAATGGGAACATTCTGACCATTCATCAGACGATTCCCATCAACAGTGTGGCTTCCCTGACACTTAGCGTGGACGTATTGCCCACTACCGGCGACACTTCAGCCATGCTGGCCGAGATCGAGAAGCTGGACGGGATACATTATTTGAAAATATTAGGCAGAGAGTGA
- the hpf gene encoding ribosome hibernation-promoting factor, HPF/YfiA family: MQYIITGRNIDITEGLKSAVHEKIGKLERYFSPATEVHVTLSVEKDRQKIEVTIPVKGSIIRSEQVSSDMYVSIDLVEEIIERQLKRYKTKLIDQKQNAASFSEAYMEEEAEEAETIKIERTKRFAVKPMDPEEACVQMELLGHSFFVFRNADTDEVNVVYKRKGNTYGLIEPDF, encoded by the coding sequence ATGCAGTACATCATTACAGGAAGAAATATCGACATTACAGAGGGTCTTAAATCGGCCGTCCATGAAAAGATCGGTAAGCTGGAGCGGTATTTCAGTCCCGCCACCGAAGTCCATGTTACACTCAGCGTTGAAAAGGACCGTCAGAAAATCGAAGTCACCATTCCCGTAAAAGGCTCTATTATCCGTTCCGAACAGGTCAGCAGCGACATGTATGTGTCCATCGATCTTGTGGAGGAAATTATTGAGCGGCAGTTAAAACGCTATAAAACGAAATTGATCGACCAGAAGCAGAATGCTGCGTCTTTCTCAGAAGCGTATATGGAAGAAGAGGCCGAAGAAGCCGAAACCATAAAAATCGAACGTACCAAGCGGTTCGCGGTAAAACCCATGGACCCGGAGGAGGCCTGCGTACAGATGGAGCTTCTGGGACACAGCTTTTTTGTTTTCCGGAACGCAGATACGGATGAAGTCAATGTGGTATATAAAAGGAAGGGCAACACCTACGGTCTCATAGAACCGGATTTCTGA
- a CDS encoding homoserine dehydrogenase, with protein MKIAIMGYGTIGSGVAAVVEENRESISRKVGEPLEVKYVLDLREFPGDPIQEKIVHDVDVIMNDPEVAIVVETMGGVEPARTFVKKALSAGKSVATSNKELVAKCGTELLDLAKENQVSFLFEASVGGGIPIIRPLNQCLTADEIMEITGILNGTTNYMLTKMDKEGMTFDAVLKEAQEKGYAEKNPSADIDGFDACRKIAILSSLAYGSQVDYEDIYTEGITKITDTDFKYANKMGTSIKLFGTSRRVGEQFYAMVAPVMIDSSHPLYAVNDVFNGIMVEGNMVDKLMFYGRGAGSLPTASAVVADVIEEAKNLHTTLLTSWSTKKLALADMGTYSRKFFVRMAGKRSEKAAQAEAAFGKVTYIELEGLDEFAFVTPEMKESDYMEKAAKLCGVLQMIRMDM; from the coding sequence ATGAAGATTGCAATTATGGGATACGGTACCATAGGCTCCGGAGTGGCGGCAGTCGTGGAAGAAAACAGAGAGAGCATTTCCAGGAAGGTCGGAGAGCCTTTAGAAGTAAAATACGTTCTGGATCTGAGAGAATTTCCGGGGGATCCCATACAGGAAAAAATCGTGCATGATGTGGATGTCATCATGAATGACCCCGAGGTGGCCATAGTGGTCGAGACCATGGGCGGTGTGGAACCTGCCAGGACCTTTGTAAAAAAAGCGCTGTCCGCTGGAAAATCCGTGGCGACTTCCAATAAAGAGCTGGTAGCCAAGTGCGGGACGGAGCTTCTGGATCTGGCAAAGGAGAACCAGGTCAGCTTCCTGTTTGAAGCAAGCGTAGGCGGAGGAATTCCGATCATCCGGCCGCTGAACCAGTGCCTGACGGCGGACGAGATCATGGAGATCACGGGGATTTTAAACGGAACGACCAATTATATGCTGACGAAGATGGACAAAGAAGGGATGACCTTTGACGCGGTCCTCAAGGAAGCTCAGGAAAAAGGATATGCGGAGAAAAATCCCTCTGCCGATATCGACGGCTTTGACGCGTGCAGGAAAATTGCGATCCTGTCTTCTCTCGCATACGGGAGCCAGGTAGACTATGAGGATATCTATACGGAGGGGATCACAAAGATTACCGATACGGATTTTAAATACGCCAATAAAATGGGGACCTCGATCAAATTATTCGGCACCAGCCGCCGGGTGGGAGAACAGTTCTACGCGATGGTGGCTCCCGTGATGATCGACTCCAGCCATCCTCTGTACGCAGTGAACGATGTGTTCAACGGTATCATGGTCGAGGGCAATATGGTGGATAAGCTGATGTTCTACGGACGCGGCGCAGGGAGCCTTCCCACTGCCAGCGCGGTGGTGGCAGATGTGATCGAGGAAGCGAAAAATCTTCATACGACGCTGCTGACCAGCTGGAGCACGAAGAAGCTTGCGCTGGCTGATATGGGAACCTATTCCAGGAAGTTTTTTGTCCGGATGGCCGGAAAACGGTCGGAAAAGGCCGCCCAGGCGGAAGCAGCCTTCGGCAAGGTGACATATATTGAAT
- a CDS encoding cytidylate kinase-like family protein gives MAKRVVTINRTYGSNGRVVGIRLAEALGIHFYDKELLKLAQEQKNIPYEELVKVDEQRPNPWRYPVDDPTLMEGQYRFYPMNDVLFHTQEDIIRALSEKEDCLIVGRCANHILSDVPHVLRVCISAPYAYRVDAIMERADIDRSKAASLVKKTDKQRRDYYEHYTGQNWLDLSQYDICLDSSRLSEKQIITTLAALYETL, from the coding sequence ATGGCCAAACGCGTAGTTACCATCAACCGTACCTATGGAAGCAACGGAAGAGTCGTCGGTATCCGGCTGGCGGAAGCATTGGGTATCCATTTCTATGACAAGGAGCTTCTCAAGCTGGCTCAGGAGCAGAAAAACATCCCATATGAAGAACTGGTTAAAGTAGATGAACAAAGGCCCAATCCGTGGCGTTATCCTGTGGATGATCCCACGTTAATGGAAGGGCAGTACCGGTTTTATCCGATGAATGACGTGCTGTTCCACACCCAGGAGGATATCATCCGGGCGCTTTCTGAAAAGGAAGACTGCCTGATCGTCGGACGCTGTGCCAACCACATCCTTTCCGATGTGCCTCATGTACTCCGTGTCTGCATCAGCGCTCCGTACGCGTACCGTGTGGACGCCATCATGGAACGGGCCGATATTGACAGATCCAAGGCCGCGTCCCTGGTGAAAAAAACGGACAAGCAACGAAGAGATTACTACGAACATTACACCGGACAGAATTGGCTGGATTTAAGCCAGTATGACATCTGCCTGGACAGCAGCCGCTTAAGCGAGAAACAAATTATCACCACACTGGCGGCGCTGTACGAAACCTTATAA